One Caloenas nicobarica isolate bCalNic1 chromosome 31, bCalNic1.hap1, whole genome shotgun sequence genomic region harbors:
- the LOC136000241 gene encoding claw keratin-like, with the protein MSCSSLCVPSCGVATPAPLADTTNEPCVRQCPDSTVVIQPPAAVVTYPGPILSSFPQHSVVGSAGAPGVGGGYGGTFGGRGGFGGLGGYGGYGLYGGYGLSGGYGLYGGYGALGSCGYGGWRRAHRYLNGNCGPC; encoded by the coding sequence atgtcctgctccagcctgtGCGTCCCTTCCTGTGGGGTGGCCACCCCGGCCCCACTGGCTGACACCACCAACGAGCCCTGCGTGCGGCAGTGCCCCGACTCCACTGTGGTGATCCAGCCCCCGGCTGCGGTGGTCACGTACCCTGGgcccatcctcagctccttcccgcAGCACAGCGTTGTTGGCTCGGCGGGAGCCCCTGGTGTTGGAGGGGGCTATGGCGGCACTTTTGGAGGCCGTGGTGGTTTTGGAGGCCTTGGAGGCTATGGGGGCTATGGGCTTTATGGGGGCTACGGGCTTTCTGGGGGCTATGGGCTTTACGGGGGCTATGGAGCCCTTGGGAGCTGTGGATATGGTGGCTGGCGTCGAGCCCACAGGTACCTCAATGGCAACTGTGGGCCCTGCTAA